A window of Gossypium hirsutum isolate 1008001.06 chromosome D13, Gossypium_hirsutum_v2.1, whole genome shotgun sequence genomic DNA:
CATTCCTCACATTCACTTGCATGAAAAACGTGACAACAAGGATAAATGGCATGGAGCAGAAATTCAAGTGGTCATTGAGGGAAATTGGACAACGTACCGTGTATGCAGCAGACGCtcctttcttattattttatttgagttTTAAAGATGTTTATACATTTTAGACTTCCTTGATGATTGAAATTAGCCGCTGGTGCTCCTTTGTTTCATTAGCTAAAAGATCATTTTGTTTGTATATGCAGTCCAAGATATTGCATTATATGAGACAAATGGCTGTTATCACCCCATATGCTCAATTTCTATTTAAGTTTGTATCAGACGCCCCTGAGTATGCTCTCTCTCTATCTCAATCGGTCTTCACACACAAGCACACAATTTTGCTCAACTGTGTTTGAAGTTTCTTGTGTTTTACTTTCCTCATGCAGTAAAAATGTCACCATAAAGTTTGCACGGAGGACAGATGTAATGCCTCCAGTCCCTGTTGAGACAAAGCACCATCCTTCTTCTGTTGACATACTACTAATCAAACGTCTTATTGCTGAAACTTCAAAGCAAAACCTAATGCAGTTTCTTCAGCATGAATTTGTAAATATTGGAAAACCCCTTGCTGAGCGATTAATTGGTAAGAAGTTTCTGGAGATCTAACTTTGGAGTTGGTTTTTGTTATTCTCTATTCATTCCTCTGGGAGTTTTTTCTTTTACCCTTTTTCACATTCGAGCAAGAATTCAATGTTATTTCTTATCTTGTTCAGGTTAATTGCATTTTTACCCATTTTTTCTATTTACAGAGGTGTAAAAATGATCCTCGAAAGCATCTTATGAAAGAAATGTAAAATAATGCAGGGGTTCTATCACTTTGAGTTTCAATATATCTGAAATGTAAAAAATTTTAGTGGAGTGGAGAGACATTTATGATTTATGTCAATTCACTGAGGGTTGGAATTTTTCTGAAGGGGCAGTAGTATATATGTTCCTGCCTTAGTTGATATCGTTTTGTCTTTAGAATCTTGACCTTATTTGTATTGTGATTGCTGTGCTCACTTTGTAGGAGAAATGGGTCCAGAATTTAGTCCAAAAATGGCTGTTAAATCTCTCACCGATCAGCAAATTGTTCGAATTCACCAGTTATTTCGTCAAGCTAAATTCGATGACCCCAGTGGTGATGTAAGCTGCATTTCTTTGATATTTCAATTTCCTGTCTTCTAAGCTATAATGCAACTGCCTTGTTAACTTTGATGCTTCTTTCAGTGTCTAAGCCCTGCTGGTGAATACAATCTTCGGTTAGGAATTATTAAGGAGCTACATCCTGACATGGTTGCAACTTATTCTGGCAGGTTTGCCCTGGTGGGCTGATTTCTACCAGGATTGTTTATAAACCTTGCTAAGATAATGTTGGATACGTATTTTTGGGCTAAATGATTGattctttttacaattttacaCAGTGCTCAAGTGTTTGAGGGACACCCATTCATTGTGGAAGCTGGTGTTAGTGTGGGTGGAAAAGATGTTAAACAGGTAAATGCAGGCATTCCTGAAACTTAAGTTTATTTACTTCTATATCATTTTGAATTGGCAagataaaagacaaaaaaatccTGAGTGAATGGATAAAGCAAAGTATATTTTCGTTTCCCATTGTTCCGGCAATCTGTTATTTTTATCCTCTCTCAAAAACAATGTCAATGGGAGTGGCAGGGTTTTGTACAAGTAAAACTTTGTTAGTGCTCTATAGTTATTGTACAAGAAAATTGAACTAACGAGTACTCCATAAATCCCAGGGTTTGAATATTTTCCGATTTGCAAATCGAATACCGCTTCTTTTTGAGCAAGGTGGTGATGTTGTCACGAGGACTGCGCTAAAGAGAATCAGGTAAGATACACCACATACGATTCTTTTACTTTGTATGACAGTATTGTCAAAACTGTTATTGCAATCAAGGCTTCTAACTGGACTTTCATCATCAGTTGGAATAATTACAAgatcaaccaaacacaagataaAATTGGTGTCTTTGTGAGTATTGTAAGCACGAAAATTCCGTTTAAAGGGACTGGAAAGGAGTACATCGGGGATGATATCAGCGAAATAGCTAGTGCTGTCAAAGTGAGGAAGCTTTCTTTTCTAATTTCTGCATCAAAATTTCCGTTACGAATATAACGAATAAACTAACAACCTGATTTTTTTCAGTCTGCAATTCAGCAATGCTGCATCCAGCTGAAGTCGAAAATAGTAAAGAAAATGCAGGCGCGTGAACAACAAGAGAGAAAACGAAATTTGAGCAAGTAAATTCAAGTCCCTTGCCCTATAGGAATGGCATTTCTTCTTCATTTAGCTTAAACCGATAAAAAATGTAACAATCAACTGGCACAGGTATATCCCCGATGCCTCAAATGCCGTTTACAATGTTTTGCAAGAAATGGCAAAGTCACATGCATCGAAAAAGAAACGTTACGAGGAAGGAGATGCAGATATTCTTCAAAAAGTATCCGATCATTTGATTACCAAAGAAACACTATATGAAAAGCTCACTCAACATGTTGAAAAGGTGAGTTTTATGTTGTTTGCTTGCAATATCTCCATATGGTCATTCTGTAAAATAGTTGATATTTTACGGTCTCGACATTTGCAGGTGGATTACGAGATGGCATTAGAATACGCAACGCAAACCGGAGTACGAGAAGAACCGAGAGAAGATATATATTTACAGTCTCTAGATGGTAAAGGTAACTTttttgatttccatagtcccataTTTGTCTTTAAACTCTTT
This region includes:
- the LOC121225308 gene encoding DNA topoisomerase 6 subunit B isoform X1 translates to MESESPTETKKGKSKTPKKEKESILKQKSPAEFFAENKNIAGFDNPGKCLYTTVRELVENALDSAEAISELPVIEITIEEIVKSKFNSMIGLVDRERVDEELYDDYETAKAREKRLAKEARAQEIQAKNAALGKKVKEHAVSKSSKGRGEASFYRVTCRDNGRGMPHDDIPNMFGRVLSGTKYGLKQTRGKFGLGAKMALIWSKMSTGLPIEISSSMRGQNYLSFCRLDIDIHRNIPHIHLHEKRDNKDKWHGAEIQVVIEGNWTTYRSKILHYMRQMAVITPYAQFLFKFVSDAPDKNVTIKFARRTDVMPPVPVETKHHPSSVDILLIKRLIAETSKQNLMQFLQHEFVNIGKPLAERLIGEMGPEFSPKMAVKSLTDQQIVRIHQLFRQAKFDDPSGDCLSPAGEYNLRLGIIKELHPDMVATYSGSAQVFEGHPFIVEAGVSVGGKDVKQGLNIFRFANRIPLLFEQGGDVVTRTALKRISWNNYKINQTQDKIGVFVSIVSTKIPFKGTGKEYIGDDISEIASAVKSAIQQCCIQLKSKIVKKMQAREQQERKRNLSKYIPDASNAVYNVLQEMAKSHASKKKRYEEGDADILQKVSDHLITKETLYEKLTQHVEKVDYEMALEYATQTGVREEPREDIYLQSLDGKGNFFDFHSPIFVFKLFL
- the LOC121225308 gene encoding DNA topoisomerase 6 subunit B isoform X2 gives rise to the protein MESESPTETKKGKSKTPKKEKESILKQKSPAEFFAENKNIAGFDNPGKCLYTTVRELVENALDSAEAISELPVIEITIEEIVKSKFNSMIGLVDRERVDEELYDDYETAKAREKRLAKEARAQEIQAKNAALGKKVKEHAVSKSSKGRGEASFYRDNGRGMPHDDIPNMFGRVLSGTKYGLKQTRGKFGLGAKMALIWSKMSTGLPIEISSSMRGQNYLSFCRLDIDIHRNIPHIHLHEKRDNKDKWHGAEIQVVIEGNWTTYRSKILHYMRQMAVITPYAQFLFKFVSDAPDKNVTIKFARRTDVMPPVPVETKHHPSSVDILLIKRLIAETSKQNLMQFLQHEFVNIGKPLAERLIGEMGPEFSPKMAVKSLTDQQIVRIHQLFRQAKFDDPSGDCLSPAGEYNLRLGIIKELHPDMVATYSGSAQVFEGHPFIVEAGVSVGGKDVKQGLNIFRFANRIPLLFEQGGDVVTRTALKRISWNNYKINQTQDKIGVFVSIVSTKIPFKGTGKEYIGDDISEIASAVKSAIQQCCIQLKSKIVKKMQAREQQERKRNLSKYIPDASNAVYNVLQEMAKSHASKKKRYEEGDADILQKVSDHLITKETLYEKLTQHVEKVDYEMALEYATQTGVREEPREDIYLQSLDGKGNFFDFHSPIFVFKLFL